ACTTCATGAAGACCAGGCATCCGGTACCCAAGTATGGTCTCTGCTTTCGTTACATCCAGTCCCAGACTTTCAGCATGCCTGACACCTTTCTGCCCGCAGACGCTACCGGATGCAGTATAGGATGTATCCAGATTCAATCCTTCAGCAAGTGACTCAATAAATAATTTCTTGCTGGTCACATCTCTGCTGGATATATTAAGTAAACCTGTTATTTTCTTATCTGCAATATCTAATAAAATTTCAGAAAAATTACTGACATCAATACTCGATGTATAAAAATCGTCAAAGAGAATTGCCGGTTTTTTATTTATTAATGTATTAATACACCATTCAATAAATGTTGGATTTTCATCAAGACCTCTGAAACCAACGATATTGGTTCTGACAATAAGCGAGTTTTCGTATGTATTGGTGAGACATTCAGCCAAAAATTTTGTTCTTGCATATTCATTAACAAGAGTGACAGGGTATTTTTCATCATGCAATTTCGGTCCGTCACCCGTATAATAGTTATCCGTTGAGATTTGAATCAAATATATATTATATTCACGAGCAAGATTTGCAAGAAACGATAGCGGGCGTGCATTTATTAAATATGCATCTTGTGGATTTCGCTCACAATATTCAAGGTTCGTGATGGCAACAGTATTGATTATCATCTCTGGATTTTGATTAACGATCAGTTCCCTTAATTCTCCCTCATTACGGATATCAACTGCTATATCCGTTCCCGATCGAGCCGCACCCGTAACAGAATGATTCCTGTTTTCTGCAGTGCGGTACAATGCTTTACCCAGCATCCCTGTTGCACCAAGAAGAAGGACATTCATACGTGGAAACCTCTTACTAGTATGTTGAAATTGGATTTATTTAAAGATCTTATACGAGTATTCTGTACAATTGAAACCGTACAACAAATAACAATCGAAAATTAATTCATAATTAAATCAGTGAGGTTGTCTGTTGCATTATTCAAGAGTTATTGATCATCAGAATTTTTTACTATTATAGACTGATTTTTGGGTTTGATCTCTCCGGAATGAAATTGCATTTCCTAAGATAATTACAAAATTTGAATAGTAAAAGATCATTATATCTGCGGGCAACAATCTGGACCCCGAAGGGCAATCCACTGGGTGATGTAAAAACAGGAGCACTTATTACCGGTAAGTGACACATCGTCCACATAAGGGCAGGGTCAGGTTTTTCTATCTCTTCCCTCAGGGGAGCCTCTCCTGCTGTACTCAAAGAAATGAGGATGTCAAATTTATCAAAAAATACATCCATCCGCTGTTCCATAATCTCCTGTCTTTTTAATGCAGTCAGATATTCCCCGGGGGTTATGGTATTACCGTCTTTTATGAGATCTATCATTATCGGTGAAATTAAAGTATTATCTTTGAATTCTTCCTTGAAATAATACGAAAGTGTCTTGTTATATATCGTTTTATGGATTGCATGTGCGGATTTTGTTTCTTCCGGTAGATCTGCATGCTTCACATCAAAATTTGTTTCAGACATGAGCTTACCCGTCCACTCCAGTATTGCTTTTTGTGCGTAGGGGGGTGCGTCATCCCATACATGTGTTTTCACAAATGCAATTCGATATGGACGGCTTTCGGGTTTACTCTGCCTCAAGGGATTTGTAAGAGCATTATTACTGATTGGATAATTCGGACCATGAACGCGGAGTACATTGAAAACTCTTTCGAGATCTATAAAATGGAGGCAGAAATAACCGATGGTGTCGAGACTATCTGTCGTTTTTAACATCCCTGTTCTTGGAATCAGACCAAACGAGGGCTTGCATCCATAAATTCCACAGAAACTCGCGGGTCTTACAATTGAACCTGCTGTCTGTGTACCTATAGCAACCGGAATCATCCCCGTTGCAACTGCAACTGCAGAACCACTTGAGGATGTACCCGGTGTCTTTGTTGGATCATGGGGGTTCAAAGTTTTTCCAAGTGTATGTACTGCAAATTCAGCGGTGA
The sequence above is drawn from the Methanomicrobiales archaeon HGW-Methanomicrobiales-1 genome and encodes:
- a CDS encoding NAD(P)-dependent oxidoreductase, translating into MNVLLLGATGMLGKALYRTAENRNHSVTGAARSGTDIAVDIRNEGELRELIVNQNPEMIINTVAITNLEYCERNPQDAYLINARPLSFLANLAREYNIYLIQISTDNYYTGDGPKLHDEKYPVTLVNEYARTKFLAECLTNTYENSLIVRTNIVGFRGLDENPTFIEWCINTLINKKPAILFDDFYTSSIDVSNFSEILLDIADKKITGLLNISSRDVTSKKLFIESLAEGLNLDTSYTASGSVCGQKGVRHAESLGLDVTKAETILGYRMPGLHEVINKLSEEYLQGVHIEI
- a CDS encoding amidase, translating into MGYNGFFELSIEKIFDEYQNGALVPTDIARICIDRVNRMEASSLAWVTFNPELLMLQAESGDKRIERHEPLRQIEGIPVGIKDIYNTTDFPTEMGSPIWKDFTPGNDARVVFYLKKEGGLIPGKTVTAEFAVHTLGKTLNPHDPTKTPGTSSSGSAVAVATGMIPVAIGTQTAGSIVRPASFCGIYGCKPSFGLIPRTGMLKTTDSLDTIGYFCLHFIDLERVFNVLRVHGPNYPISNNALTNPLRQSKPESRPYRIAFVKTHVWDDAPPYAQKAILEWTGKLMSETNFDVKHADLPEETKSAHAIHKTIYNKTLSYYFKEEFKDNTLISPIMIDLIKDGNTITPGEYLTALKRQEIMEQRMDVFFDKFDILISLSTAGEAPLREEIEKPDPALMWTMCHLPVISAPVFTSPSGLPFGVQIVARRYNDLLLFKFCNYLRKCNFIPERSNPKISL